One window from the genome of Hydractinia symbiolongicarpus strain clone_291-10 chromosome 1, HSymV2.1, whole genome shotgun sequence encodes:
- the LOC130643328 gene encoding probable ATP-dependent DNA helicase RecS, giving the protein MDKILQLFCRLQQTFLINNINNIILKPQQVKCFEHLLNGYDVIGVLPTGFGKSLLFHLLADFLPRKSVQNIVLVVCPLNSIIEDQLKVLEVRGTGAGVLHLELTVVPEKLFSCDENGEPEIPISINNGELKLVFAHPESLLSVRGRELLKSSVYQENVVSCVIDEAHCVAKHVVSKNTPVNHFFCVFFKKKTGLANTFMPETNFKMFVMRQCKTLFWMLSPLHESIRLP; this is encoded by the coding sequence ATGGACAAGATATTGCAATTATTTTGTAGATtgcaacaaacttttttaattaataacatAAATAATATTATCTTAAAGCCACAGCAAGTTAAATGTTTTGAGCATCTTTTAAATGGATATGATGTTATTGGTGTTTTACCTACTGGATTTGGGAAATCCTTGTTGTTTCATTTGTTGGCAGACTTTTTGCCAAGAAAGAGTGTCCAAAATATAGTATTGGTGGTGTGCCCTCTTAATTCTATCATAGAGGACCAGTTGAAAGTTTTAGAAGTGAGAGGTACTGGTGCTGGGGTGCTTCATTTGGAGCTAACAGTTGTGCCTGAAAAATTGTTTTCGTGTGATGAGAATGGTGAGCCTGAAATACCAATTTCAATTAACAATGGCGAATTAAAACTAGTATTTGCTCACCCAGAATCTCTGCTTAGTGTCAGAGGACGAGAATTGCTAAAAAGTTCTGTTTACCAAGAAAATGTTGTCAGTTGTGTTATAGATGAAGCACATTGTGTAGCTAAGCATGTGGTAAGTAAAAACACTCCAGTGaatcattttttttgtgttttttttaaaaaaaagacaggGCTGGCGAACACTTTTATGCCAgaaacgaattttaaaatgtttgttatgCGACAatgtaaaactttattttggatGTTGTCTCCACTTCACGAATCAATTCGCCTACCCTGA
- the LOC130642058 gene encoding bifunctional 3'-5' exonuclease/ATP-dependent helicase WRN-like: protein MPFNELSTLKALFPDAVTLALTATATPDTVEYLIKSLTLIMYKVIAVSPNRKNVYLNIQRRPNSNLGLKGFEVILKPLAEKLNVQREHYPMTIIYMHLRYCGYGYKLFENVIRNHYVGDNICPRARLFAQFYASCTTQMKEDILKELKKSDSRIRVVFATTALGMGVDAPNISNIIHISPPSTLESLVFFLKETNKCQACLVGFAAKCKMYA from the exons atGCCGTTCAA CGAGTTGTCTACGTTAAAGGCACTTTTCCCAGATGCTGTTACATTGGCTCTAACCGCTACTGCTACACCAGACACTGTAGAATATTTGATTAAATCGCTCACCCTTATTATGTATAAAGTCATTGCTGTATCGCCAAATCgaaaaaatgtgtatttaaACATACAAAGACGCCCAAACTCTAACTTGGGTTTGAAAGGATTTGAAGTTATTCTCAAACCGTTGGCTGAAAAATTAAACGTGCAAAGAGAACACTATCCCATGACAATAATTTACATGCATTTAAGATATTGTGGGTATGGgtacaaattatttgaaaatgttataagaaATCATTATGTTGGTGACAATATTTGTCCTAGAGCAAGATTGTTTGCACAGTTTTATGCTTCTTGTACTACACAAATGAAAGAGGATATATTGAAGGAGTTAAAGAAGTCAGATTCACGAATTAGAGTAGTATTTGCTACAACTGCTCTAGGTATGGGTGTTGATGCTCCAAATATATCTAATATTATTCACATAAGTCCTCCATCAACATTAGAGTCattggttttttttttgaaagagaCAAACAAATGCCAAGCTTGTTTAGTCGGATTTGCAGCTAAATGCAAAATGTATGCATGA